The DNA window ACGCGTCATACACCCGAAGAAGATCAGGAAGGTCTGGCCAAAGATGACGTCGCGATCATTCCGCTGGCCATGCCGATGCTGAGCGGCCCGGGGGCGATTTCAACCGTGATCGTCCTCACGGCCCAGGCCACCTCGGCCGGTTTGTGGGGGGCTCTACTTATGGCGATCGGACTTAACGCCGGTGTGGTATACATGATACTGAGTAGCTCAACCCGGGTCGTTGCCCTCTTCAAGGAGACCGGAATGCGGATATTGACGCGGATCCTTGGCATCGTCTTGGCTTCCATCGCCATCCAATTTATCCTGACCGGACTCCGGTCTTATATGACCGCCGCTCGGTAGGCAGCAAACGGGGGTCCAAAACGCCCAATTTTGTCTACCCAACGGCTGTACGTTTCCCTCATTCATGAACGTCGCGATTCCAAAGCAAAGGATCCTTTTGGACCGAACCCCGCCTGATTAGCTCCAGAAATTCTTCACGGGTTTCTCGGCGCGTTCGGAACCCTCCCAACATCGCACTGGTAATCGCCGTCGCATTCTGTTTTTCCACTCCCCGCATCATCATGCAAAGGTGCTGGGCCTCCATCACAACCGCAACTCCCTGCGGCTTGATTTTCTCCTGGATGATTTCGGCAATCTGCTGCGTCAAACGCTCTTGAACTTGGAGCCTTCGGCTGAAAACTTCGACGATCCTCGGCAGTTTGCTCAAGCCGATAACCTTTTTATCCGGAAGATATGCAATATGACACCTGCCGAAGAAAGGAACGAGATGGTGTTCGCAAAGACTGAAGAAATCGATGTCCTTGACGATCACCATTTCATCGTATTTGATGGGAAAGAGCGCGCCGTTTAAAACCCCATCAATGTCCTGGGTATATCCCTTGGTTAAAAATTGGAACATCTTGGCCACCCGTTCCGGGGTTTTGGTGAGCCCTCCGCGCGTCGGGTCCTCACCCACCAGCACCAGTACCTTCTCAATGGCTTCCTGAAGCTCTTGCGTCTTCTCTTCGGTCTTCATTGCGATTTCTTTCATGGTTTATGCCTTGCCCAAAGAACAGGCGTTATGAATGACAGACCTCCCGTTAAGGTCGGGAAGACCTCTCACGGCTCGACGGGCCTGGACTCGCTCGGAATTTGAACGGTCACATCCCCCAAGATCTTGGCCTGGCACGCCAGGCGATGGGGCGGAAGCAAGGCCGCCAAATCCATCATATCCTCTTCTTCAAATTCGATCCCGGTAAGATTCTCGTGTCCCTCGATCACCACCACCCGACACGTGCTGCAGGAGGCAAATCCGCCGCATTCATGAGCCAATGGAATCCCCAGGAGCTGGGCCGCTTCAAGCAGCGATTTTTTTTCGGGAACCTCCCCGCTCATTCCCGATGGATAAAAGGTAACCTTGGGCATAGGATCATTCCAGCCGCGGCCGCCGTCTTAGGACGCGACCTTCACGGTGCAGCGATGGGCTTTGATGTGGGATTCAAATTCCTCCGGAAAGTGCCGCAGGCTACATTCAACCGCCACGGCGGCTCCGGTAATGACGGTACAATCGCCGCGACCCTTGACGAAACCGCTGAGTTGTTGAAGCGCCCGGAGGTCTTCCGGTTTTCCGTGTCCCGTCTCAATTTTCTCAAGGATCTGATGAAGATAATGCGTCCCCATCTTACACGGAGGACACTGACCGCAGCTTTCATCCCTGAAGAAATTACAAAACTTCATGGTTTGTTCAACCATGCAATGGGTGTCATCCAGTACAATCACCCCGGCTGAACCCAGACCGGATCCGATTGCCTTGAGGGAATCAAAATCCATCGAGACGTCGATGTCCTTTGGGGTCAGAAAAGCTTGGGAAGGGCCTCCCGGATAAACCGCTTTCAGCGCTCGTCCTTCTTTTATTCCGCCGCCGAATTCCTCGATCAGTTTCCTGAGGGAAACGCCGAGTGGGAGCTCGTATACACCGGGCCGGTTAACATCGCCGCTGATTGAAAAGAGCATGGTCCCGGGACATGTTTTAGTTCCAAACGATCGAAACCAGTCGGCACCGTTGGAAACAATGGGCGGAACGTTCGACAGCGTTTCGACATTGTTGACCACGGTGGGCTTGCCGTATAATCCATAGACGGTCGGATAATAGGGCGGTTTGTGCTTGGGTTTGGCCTCGCGTCCCTGCATGCATTCGAGCATGGCAGTCTCTTCGCCAGCCACATAAGTGTCCGGACCCAAAAAAATCTGGATGTCGCACGAAAACCCCGTTCCCAAAATATTGTGCCCCAATAGTCCGTGTTTTTGAGCATCCTCGATCGCCTGTCTTACAAGCGCGACCTCTTCGGTAAAGGCCCCGTTTATAAACAGATGGGATTCTTTTGCCCCCACGGCAAACGTCGCGATCGCGATTCCTTCAAGCAGTAGATGGGGATTTAACCGAAGCAGAAGACGATCTTTGTAGGTTCCCGGTTCGTGTTCGCCGGCATTACAAGCCAGATAGCGTTCCAATTCCCGGTGGGTGGCGACCATTTCCCACTTCTTCCCGGTGGGGAAACCGGCCCCTCCCCGGCCCCGCAGCCCGGAACGTTTGATGGTTTCAATCACCTCGAGCGGCTGAGAATGTCGGAGAACGTTTTCCAAGGCCTGGTAACCGCCCTTTTTCTGGTAGGCCTCAAGGTCAACCGTTCCCTTTGTTGTATCTTTCAGCAGAATCTGCTGTGTCACCCTCGTCTCCCAATCTCATTCGCAAAGACCCAACTTGGTCCGCCTGAAATTAGCGGTTATGTTCCAACCGGGTACCACACGAGATCATCTCGGCTAAATTAAAGGTAGTGGCTTAACGCCATAAAAAAGAGCATTGGAATAGAAAGATAAAAGTTGGTACGAGATGCCAGGTAGGCTTTTCGAGCCATGGCCGCCATCTCGGCCGGCGGAGACTGTTGCTTGGCGGCGGCCTCAGCCGTCATCTGAATGATTCGCTTTTGATTCGGCCAAATGATCACCCAGACATTAAATAGCATGATGATCCCCAGTGCTCCACCGATGCTGATGGACACCTCCCAGGCCCCGCTGCCACCTCCCCATTTCCTCATGAGAATCAAAAGCCCGGCCAGAACCGTGACCAACGCGCTCCATCGAAACCACCATAACGCGGGCGGCATCAATAGAGGCACGACTTTCCCCTTGGTCCCCGCATCAAGACCTTTCATAAAATTGACATTCACCAAGTTAAAGAAATAAAGAATACCAATCCAGGTTATTCCGGCTAAGAAGTGAATCCACCGGAACAGCAACTCGAACGGATCGACGCCAGGCATGGTTCCTCCTTCGTTATGATTATTCTAACTGCAAGAATTGAATCAACTTTTCATTCAATTACACCACGGAATTAAAGAGCGTAAATCGCTTCTAAAATACACCTCCTTATTTTATATTGTCAACTCAATAATCAGAATGAATCCCGACTGGATTTGGTGAATTTTGAACCGCCTAGGTCTCTGATAGGTTGGTTCACAGGGATAATGATGGAGACAATCGGGGGAGACGTCAACGAAATACCAATCGTTTACGCGTCTTGCTCCCCATGGGCGCAGGCCGATTCTTGCGATTGGCCAGGATTACAGGATCAATGATTTCACCGCAACCAAGACAACGCCAACCGAAAAAGAATATCGCCCCTGTGTCGTCCCGAAGGTCTTCAAAGGGTTCGTGAACCATATAGCTTTCGCAACGCGGACATTTCACGACCGGCACCCTCTACTGCAATAATGAAACATCGTGTTTCATTTTTGAAATTATACCGGCCATGAGCAGCGGTTGTCAAGGCCAAATTGATCCGACCCTCTTTTCCGATGAATCCTTCACCCCGATTGATAAGAAATGGGCCGAATTTGAATGGGCCGACGGAAAATTTTTAAAAGGATTATTTGACGGGATTTATTGACAGGAGATTATTGTTCACTCGAGGATTTAACAAAAGAATAACTTATGCCATGTTCTTTGATTTTCCTCCATAATGTTGTTCGACTGATCTTGAGCCTTTCTGCCGCCTCACCGTAGTTCCAGTCGGTCTGGGAAAGGGCTTTTAATACTAATTGTCGTTCCACAATCTTAAAAGGATCCTCGTGTTTAATAGCCACATCCATGAAATCGTCCTTAACATAAAACATGTCTTTGGGTAAATGGGACGGCAAGATTGTACTGCCTGTACAGAGGACAACGGCATGTTCGATAATATTCTCAAGCCTTTGTATGTTTTCCGGATAATCGTAGTTAAGCAAGATCTCCATTGCGGCCGGCGCAACGGACTTTATTTTTTTACCCATCGATGTATTGAACCGCTTTAAAAAATGTTGGACGAGAAGGGGAATGTCGTCACGCCGTTCACGAAGGGGGGGAAGGACAATGGAAACCGTCCGAAGTTGATCAAAAAGTTCTCTGAGAAACTCGCCGTGCTCAACCGCCGAGGCGAGATCCCGATGCGTGGCTGCAAGAACTCGAACATTGGCCCTAATCTTCCGGCCGTCCCCGACCCGCTCAAACTCCTTCTCTTTTAAAAAATGAAGCAATTTGAGCTGAGCGGCAGAACTGATATAACCAACCTCGTCAAGGAAGAGCGTACCCCCATCCGCCAAATCCAAACGACCGACCCGATTCGAGACCGCACCAGGAAATGCCCCCTTGATAAATCCGAATAACTCACAGGTCACCCTCTCATCGGTCAAGCCGCCGCAGTTGACTGTCACAAACGGTTTTTCATTGCGAGGACCGTTTTCATGGATGGCATGGGCCAATAGCTCCTTGCCGGTGCCCAGTTCACCCTCGATCAGGACACTGGACTCACTTCGAGCCATCTCGGGTAACAGGGCGCAGACCCTCTGCATCCTGTGATTCTTTCCAATGATGTTCTCAAAGGAGTACTTTCCCCTCAAGGCCTCGTTTAAGGCTTCAATCTGCGAACGATCCCGGATGATCTCTACCCCTCCGATCACCCGACCGTTTTTATTTTTTAGAAGAACCGTATTGGTGCTGATGGTCACCACCTTCCCGAACTTATTTTTTAAGACAGTCTCGTAATCATGGATGTTCCTGCTGGTGGATAAGGTCTGCTCAAGAAGGCATTCGTTATCACAAGCCGCGCACCGAACCACTTGCGCGCAGGACATCTCCTTCGCCTCTTTCTTTGAGTAGCCCAGCAAACGTTCGGCGGCTTTGTTCAGGTATTTGATTTTTTTATCTAACCCGATGGTGACAACGCTGTCGTTCAAAGAATCGAGAATCACCTCGGTGTCGACTTGTTTGGTATTCAGAGATTTCATGGCTAGAAATTATTCTAGACCCGCATTCTCGCTTAGTCAACATCGAACTTCCTCTCATCCGATCATGCGGTCCACAACCGTACAGAGTTCTTTGACTCCTTCGGCCGACTTCCGGAGCCCTGCGGTTTCCTCCGAAGTCAGTTCGAACTCCACGATCGCTTCAATGCCACCGTGACCCAGCTTAGCCGGTACCCCCACGAACAGGTTCTGGACACTGTATTCTCCTTTGCAAAGGGCCGCGCACGGCAGGATCTTCTTCTTGTCTTTGACAATCGACTCAACCATCTCGACAATGGCGGCGGAAGGGGCAAAATAGGCGCTTCCAGTCTTCAGAAGTTTGACAATCTCGGCCCCTCCGTCCCGGGTTCGCTGAACAATCGCATCCAGTCGGTTTTTGGGAATCAATTCCGTCACGGACACCCCGCCCACTGTTGTGTAACGGGGGAGAGGAATCATGCTGTCGCCGTGTCCGCCCATCACGATGGCCCGGACGGTCTCGGCGGAGACCCGAAGCTCTTGGGCGATGAAGGTCGCCATGCGGGCCGAATCCAGTACACCGGCCATGCCGATGATCCGCTCCCGAGGAAACTGAGTCGTCTTGTAGGTAACATAGGTCATGGCATCCAATGGATTGGAAACCACAATGATCACGGCTTCCGGAGAATGAACAGCCACTTGCTGGGCCACGGTCTTGACGATCTTGGCATTGGTGGACAGAAGATCGTCCCGGCTCATTCCCGGTTTCCGGGGAACCCCGGAAGTGATGATAACCAGATCGGATCCCTCCGAATCGGCGTAATTGTCCGTCCCGCGGATTTGTGTGTCGTAGCCGTAAATCGGAGCCGATTCGGCAAGGTCCAGAGCCTTTCCTAATGCCACATCCTTGTTGATGTCGATCAGGACCAGTTCTTCCGCAAGTTCTTTTTCAACCAGCCGCTGCGCCGTCGTTCCTCCGACGTTTCCAGCGCCAATGACCGTGACCTTTCTCCGTTTCATTTCGGATGGCTCCTCCGCGTTTTACCGACTCCTTTTTTCATCAACAAACCCAAGATACGATAGCACACGCTGGAAACGAGGTCAAGAAAGGTCGAGCAACGATCGAAAGACCCTCGCCTCACAATCAAAGCACGGGTCGAATGGAGCCTTACCCAATATGTCCGTCGTGATCGCAACAATTTGAACGAAACAAAAAGACACATCGCCTCCCGTTACTCATGCCTCTTCTCGGACAGGACCAGTCCATGGACCAAACCTTTTGGGTTAAGAGACCGGCCTAGATGTTCGCCGGCGTCGAAGCTGTCCTGTATTTTAGGAATGGCGACATGGGCACTTTGAAGTCGGGAATAATCAAACTTCACGGCTGTGGATACCAATAAACCATCCGACACCTTGGTGCCGCGAATTTCCCCGGCCGTTGAACGGCCGAAGATATACGCCCCGGGGTAAGTGCGCTTCAATTCGTCATACCAGTTTTTTCTTTCAAATGGATGTGCCCCTGAACAACAAGACAAGATCGGCTGTTGGAATAGATCGCCTCATTGCACCCGATTCCCACCCCACCGCCTGTGTCCAAAGATCCTGTACAATTGCCGTCGTTTTTCCCCTTTTGGGCCATCAAATCTGCAGCATGATTTCAATTCAAATAAAAGAACCCGGGAACTGACTCAAATTGGAATCAGCGCTCGGGTTTCTCAAAAGTCCATGTGGAACCGGCAAACATTACTGTCTTTTTCATCCAAGAAAAGAACGGGCGGATTGGAAACGTCAGCCTGTAATTTGAATGATCATTATTACTCCAGTTATGATGACCTAATTTATCAATAATATCACAAAAAAACGGGATTACCGGTCTCCAAATTACCTTTATTTCAAAGAATGATCCCGCTTCTTCCTCCGTTTGTAAAAAATCGGAATCAGGCTCAACAAAATCAACAGGCCGATGGCCAGGGTAAATCCCCATGATCGGATGTGTGTCAGCGTGCTGCCCAGATAGACGTAGGCAAAGGTCCCCGGAATGATGCCCAGAAAGGTCCCCAGTATATAGTCCCTCGTCCCGATCTTGGAGATTCCGGCCATATAGTCCAGCGCATTGAACGGAATCAGCGGGATCAGTCGCAGGAAAAAAATGACCTCAAAACCGCGCGAAGCGGCCCGCTCATCGAGTAACCCTATGGTTTTAAACTTTTCCTTAAGCAGGCGCGTGACGAAATCGCGACCCAAGTAACGTCCCACAAGGAAGGCAAGGGTTGCACCGATCGTTGCCCCCATCACTGTAAGAATCGTTCCCCATAGGGGCCCGAAGGCCAGTCCGCCGCCGATAGTAATGATCCAACCAGGAACGAAAAAGACCGGCGCGACGCTGTAAATCAAAACATAGAGGAGAGGGGCAAGATATCCGACGGATTGGATCGAGTCCCGGATCTGCTCGGGATGGAGATATCGACCCAGATCGGTCCACCGAAATAGCACAAGGCAGATGACGATAAATATCAGGAGACCCGCAAACTTCACGGTCTGCCGGGAAAGCCCCATGGTCATCCCCGTCTTGCCAGTGGACTGTTTTTCCCGCCGGATTACGGCACAACTATGATTTTGCCCGACATGTGGTGGAAAGGGAGATGGCACATGTACAGATATTCCCCGGGCTTCGCAAAGGTCTTTCGGTATTCCTTCCGAGGAGGCAATTGCCCAACGTCGATCACACGAACATCCGGTGAAAGCTCTTTCGGATTGCAGGGGTCACCACCCCCACTGCTGATCAGGGTGTGGGTTTCATAATCCTGATTAATCCATTCCACCGTTGTCCCGGCCTTCACGTTAATGACCGCCGGATCATATGCCTTGTCACACCGACTTTGTGCATCCACCACGATCTTGATCATGACCACCGGAGGCGGTGGGGGCTGAGCCGGTTTCAAAGGAAGGGTCTCGGCCGATCTTCCGACTCCCGATCCGAGCAGGACGAAAAGAATCACTGCCGTAAGAACACCCATTTTCATTCCGATGGTCCCCTCTTGGGTCCTGATCATATTAAAACTCATGTAGGGGCGTAAACCTATGCCCCTACATGAGTTTTGCGTTCACAAGCACAATGTTCTCTATTCGAACATGACGCCGGGGAATCTAGGAGCGGATGTCTACCGCAACCATCCGGCCTTTCTCTTCTTTGTAACCGACCATCACACGATCCTTAACATTGAGCTCGTCGAGAATCGTGCCGGTGGCAACAAAGGTCACCGGTTGATTCGTTTCGGCGTCCTGGATCGTGAAAGTCTTGGCCTTCGCATCAATCGTCGTGACACGACCGACATGCGTGTTCGGTCCAGCCGATTTGCAGGCCCAGCCCGTTGTTACAGATCCGAGCAAAAAAACGGTCAAGAGTGCCACCACAACCAGATATTGATTCTTCATAATGCATCCCTCCTATTTGGTCATTTAAGGAATATTATGCCTCAAATCATTCGGGTATTGCAATACCGTATACGCCGAGCCATCCGGTCCGAAACATTAATAAAGTATTGAGACTTGACGCCTAGAGTTTGAAATGCTATATTGTATCTGGAAATAACGGAAACCGCCCTTCATGACGTTTCGGTTATGGAGGGCGGTTTTGTGTGTCTGGATAGAGAAAGGAGTCTCGAATGAATCAGGCGTTTGCCGAAACAGAAACACTTGTAAGGCCCACCGACTATCTCGCGATTGTGATGTTTTCCATCACCGTCCTCGCGGCCTTGGTCGGTGTTCCGATTTTCGGTTTCACATTTGGTTACTCAAAACTAGATTGGATCTTATTCGGGATCCTGTATGCCGTTACCGGGTTGGGCATTACAGTTGGATACCATCGCCTGATTTCACATCGGAGCTTTACCTGTTCGGATCCTATAAAGATCCTTCTCCTCATTGCCGGTGGATGGGCGTTTCAAAATTCGGCCTTGAAGTGGTCAGCCGACCATGTGCGACATCATGCCAAAGTGGACCAAGAAGAGGACCCTTACAACGCCACTAAGGGCTTCTGGCATAGCCATGTCTTTTGGTTATTTTTAAAGGACCCATTCGCCGATGATAAATATACAACCCAATTTAAAAAAGATCGGCTGGTGGTCTGGCAGGACGATTATTATATTCCTATCCTCATCTCAGGTTTCGCCCTGCCCTTCATAGTGGGATTTCTGAATGGCGGATGGGTGGGTGGATTGGGTTGTTTCCTTCTGGCCGGAGTTGGTCGGGCCTTTCTGGTGCTTAATTCAACATTCTGCATTAATTCGATCTGCCACCTGTGGGGCGACCAGCCCAACGGAACGGACAACAGCAGCCGGGACAGCTGGTGGATTTCTCTGATTACGTTCGGAGAAGGCTATCACAATTACCACCATGCCTATCCGAAGGATTATCGTAACGGTCCCAAGTGGTATAACTTCGATCCTTCAAAATGGCTAATTTTTGGTCTGCAAACCGTCGGTCTGGCAGGAAACCTATACCGGGCCTGTCCTAAAACAAAATAATCCATTCCCATGTAAAAAGGGCATCTCCAATATCTGGGATGCCCTTTTTACATCTTCTTTTGACCTTTTCGATTATGTTTTCTTTGAAATGTCAACGAATTTCAGGCGAAGGCTGTAGAGAGTCTGCTGAAGTAGCTCCGATTCACTTTTGGTCAGATTTCCCTTGGTCTTCTCTTCCAGCAAGCCTAATAGATCGATCAGTTCCCGGGCTTGCACGAGATCAACTGGCGGCGGCGAACCCGCCACCGTTGGTACACCGGGCACCCGAGCCTGGCCGATGGCCACAAGCGCCGAAGCTCCAACGGAGAGAATAAATGAGGAAAAATCCAGACGACTACCGCTATGGGAGCCGTTTCGGGGATCCATTGCAGGTCCGGACCCGGATTTCGAATTCCCTTCCTCACGAACCTCGGCAATTTCAATCTTTTTTTGCCGATCTGAACTTGCTGAAGGGGCGTCCATTTTACCTTTTTCTTTCTGCGATTTAGGCGGCTCGAGATGTTGAATTTCCAACTCGGGAAGGGTTAAGTCCAAGTCATGCAAGGGACGAGGACGGTGCTTCCCTTCTTTTGGCGGTACCGAGGTTGGTTTGGCAGGTTGCTTTGGGGGGACGGAGATTGAAGGAGCCGATCCTCCTTCCTTTCCCGGCATAGGCGTAGCGCACTGTGAACAGACGTCGCCGATACTTTCCTCATGCCCGCACGCCGGACAGCGCATAATTCCTCACATTTCCAGTCCAAAGAACGCTATTTTTTATTAATTATACATCCTTCCTTTTTTTAGCGCAATTGTCCTAACCTCAACCAGGGAAACATTCTTGACAGGCCGATAACTGACCGGTATTATGATGATCCAAAATATTGGAAATAGTATCTTTATTTATTCCATGAATGACAAATCGAAATTCCCTCGGATTGTCCGGTGGATGCCGATAGCCATCCTGACCGGCGTCTGGTTTTTACCGGGCTGCAATACGGACAAGGGCGGGAACTCCCCGGCCACCTTAACTTCCAATGTGCCAGAAGAACACGCAAAAGGAGAGGAGGCTTTTAACCGATACTGCGCAGCGTGCCATGGAAGTGCAGGGACTGGAACGGATCACGGTCCAAGCTTTATCGATCGAATTTATGAACCCAATCACCACGGCGACTCATCCTTTTTCCTTGCGCCGCGGAGGGGTGTCCGGGCTCATCACTGGAACTTCGGCGATATGCCGAAGATCGAGGGATTATCGGACGATGACCTCAAACAGATCGTCGGCTACATCCGCTGGCTGCAACGGCAAGCTGGAATCCAGTAATGAAAAAGGATCCACTCCATGTCGGATGAAACTTTAACAGCCCAAGATCGCGAAAATCTCGCCCCGTTTTTCACTAACCTAGACAGGGGCGTCTTCGGGCTTAAACTGCCCCAGGAAGTCGCGGGGGCGCTATTCTCCCGGTACAGCCGTTCGGCGAAGGATCTTCGTCGGATTTTCTTGGATGAATTTCTGGGCGAGATGGGAGCATTCCACGCGCCGACAGCCTCAGACAATACCGACGCGTTGAAAAAAGCCCGCGCTTTTTACGACCGTGTGCTGGTGGGTTACGGGGACGATTCTGTCGCCCAATTGGGAGGAGCCCATATCGCCTGCGAGGGGATCTCCAACGTCGCGGCCAATCTGATCGAAGATGCGAGGATCGGGCTCGCGCCGCTGGAAAAATCCACGCGGTACGTTCGCTTCGACAAAAAAGGTCCCAATGGCGAATACTTGTTTTACAAAGAACCCCGCATCATGGCTTCAAAACATGCCCCAAAATACTTGAACGTCATGAATCTACTTTTTCAAACTTACGCTAGCCAAATGGATCCCCTGATCAATTTCATCGCCCGGCGCCTGCCCATCACCGATATGCCATTCAAACATCCTCAAACCGGCGAGGCCTTGGCCTATGCGGATCTGGGACGAAATTCCGAATTGAAAAAATGGGCCCAGACCGCCTACCGAGCCACGATACGAGCCCACGCCTGCGACCTTCTCCGGGGCTACCTGCCGGCTTCGACAAAGACCAATGTCGGTCTGTTCGGCGTAGGCCAGGCTTTCGAATATCTATTAACTAAACTCTACTCCCATCCCTTAACTGAAATGCGCCAAATGGCCAAACAGATGCAAGAGGAATTAAATGCGTTGATTCCTTCTTTTGTCAAACGGGCCGGGTCCAACAGCTATCTCACCGAAACGTACCTAAACACCCGTGCATTCGTACAAAAGGAGACGGCCGGCATGAACCGTGCGCCGTCGGAAGCGGTCGCCCTGGTGGATTACGACGGCGATGCGGAAGAAAAAGTCCTGTCGGCCATCCTCTATCCCCACACACGGCTTCCGTTGACCCAGCTCCGGGCC is part of the Nitrospiria bacterium genome and encodes:
- a CDS encoding MarC family protein, with translation MTSVFPFFITAFVSLFAIIDAIGNAPMFLSITPHNTHADRVKMAGKAAVAVFIILTVFALLGNRIFYFFGITIDAFRIAGGLILLKISLDMVEAKSLRTRHTPEEDQEGLAKDDVAIIPLAMPMLSGPGAISTVIVLTAQATSAGLWGALLMAIGLNAGVVYMILSSSTRVVALFKETGMRILTRILGIVLASIAIQFILTGLRSYMTAAR
- the folE gene encoding GTP cyclohydrolase I FolE; this encodes MKTEEKTQELQEAIEKVLVLVGEDPTRGGLTKTPERVAKMFQFLTKGYTQDIDGVLNGALFPIKYDEMVIVKDIDFFSLCEHHLVPFFGRCHIAYLPDKKVIGLSKLPRIVEVFSRRLQVQERLTQQIAEIIQEKIKPQGVAVVMEAQHLCMMMRGVEKQNATAITSAMLGGFRTRRETREEFLELIRRGSVQKDPLLWNRDVHE
- a CDS encoding 2Fe-2S iron-sulfur cluster-binding protein; the encoded protein is MPKVTFYPSGMSGEVPEKKSLLEAAQLLGIPLAHECGGFASCSTCRVVVIEGHENLTGIEFEEEDMMDLAALLPPHRLACQAKILGDVTVQIPSESRPVEP
- the nuoF gene encoding NADH-quinone oxidoreductase subunit NuoF — its product is MTQQILLKDTTKGTVDLEAYQKKGGYQALENVLRHSQPLEVIETIKRSGLRGRGGAGFPTGKKWEMVATHRELERYLACNAGEHEPGTYKDRLLLRLNPHLLLEGIAIATFAVGAKESHLFINGAFTEEVALVRQAIEDAQKHGLLGHNILGTGFSCDIQIFLGPDTYVAGEETAMLECMQGREAKPKHKPPYYPTVYGLYGKPTVVNNVETLSNVPPIVSNGADWFRSFGTKTCPGTMLFSISGDVNRPGVYELPLGVSLRKLIEEFGGGIKEGRALKAVYPGGPSQAFLTPKDIDVSMDFDSLKAIGSGLGSAGVIVLDDTHCMVEQTMKFCNFFRDESCGQCPPCKMGTHYLHQILEKIETGHGKPEDLRALQQLSGFVKGRGDCTVITGAAVAVECSLRHFPEEFESHIKAHRCTVKVAS
- a CDS encoding urate hydroxylase PuuD is translated as MPGVDPFELLFRWIHFLAGITWIGILYFFNLVNVNFMKGLDAGTKGKVVPLLMPPALWWFRWSALVTVLAGLLILMRKWGGGSGAWEVSISIGGALGIIMLFNVWVIIWPNQKRIIQMTAEAAAKQQSPPAEMAAMARKAYLASRTNFYLSIPMLFFMALSHYL
- a CDS encoding sigma 54-interacting transcriptional regulator; its protein translation is MKSLNTKQVDTEVILDSLNDSVVTIGLDKKIKYLNKAAERLLGYSKKEAKEMSCAQVVRCAACDNECLLEQTLSTSRNIHDYETVLKNKFGKVVTISTNTVLLKNKNGRVIGGVEIIRDRSQIEALNEALRGKYSFENIIGKNHRMQRVCALLPEMARSESSVLIEGELGTGKELLAHAIHENGPRNEKPFVTVNCGGLTDERVTCELFGFIKGAFPGAVSNRVGRLDLADGGTLFLDEVGYISSAAQLKLLHFLKEKEFERVGDGRKIRANVRVLAATHRDLASAVEHGEFLRELFDQLRTVSIVLPPLRERRDDIPLLVQHFLKRFNTSMGKKIKSVAPAAMEILLNYDYPENIQRLENIIEHAVVLCTGSTILPSHLPKDMFYVKDDFMDVAIKHEDPFKIVERQLVLKALSQTDWNYGEAAERLKISRTTLWRKIKEHGISYSFVKSSSEQ
- the mdh gene encoding malate dehydrogenase, which translates into the protein MKRRKVTVIGAGNVGGTTAQRLVEKELAEELVLIDINKDVALGKALDLAESAPIYGYDTQIRGTDNYADSEGSDLVIITSGVPRKPGMSRDDLLSTNAKIVKTVAQQVAVHSPEAVIIVVSNPLDAMTYVTYKTTQFPRERIIGMAGVLDSARMATFIAQELRVSAETVRAIVMGGHGDSMIPLPRYTTVGGVSVTELIPKNRLDAIVQRTRDGGAEIVKLLKTGSAYFAPSAAIVEMVESIVKDKKKILPCAALCKGEYSVQNLFVGVPAKLGHGGIEAIVEFELTSEETAGLRKSAEGVKELCTVVDRMIG
- a CDS encoding TVP38/TMEM64 family protein, encoding MGLSRQTVKFAGLLIFIVICLVLFRWTDLGRYLHPEQIRDSIQSVGYLAPLLYVLIYSVAPVFFVPGWIITIGGGLAFGPLWGTILTVMGATIGATLAFLVGRYLGRDFVTRLLKEKFKTIGLLDERAASRGFEVIFFLRLIPLIPFNALDYMAGISKIGTRDYILGTFLGIIPGTFAYVYLGSTLTHIRSWGFTLAIGLLILLSLIPIFYKRRKKRDHSLK
- a CDS encoding plastocyanin/azurin family copper-binding protein translates to MIRTQEGTIGMKMGVLTAVILFVLLGSGVGRSAETLPLKPAQPPPPPVVMIKIVVDAQSRCDKAYDPAVINVKAGTTVEWINQDYETHTLISSGGGDPCNPKELSPDVRVIDVGQLPPRKEYRKTFAKPGEYLYMCHLPFHHMSGKIIVVP
- a CDS encoding fatty acid desaturase, giving the protein MNQAFAETETLVRPTDYLAIVMFSITVLAALVGVPIFGFTFGYSKLDWILFGILYAVTGLGITVGYHRLISHRSFTCSDPIKILLLIAGGWAFQNSALKWSADHVRHHAKVDQEEDPYNATKGFWHSHVFWLFLKDPFADDKYTTQFKKDRLVVWQDDYYIPILISGFALPFIVGFLNGGWVGGLGCFLLAGVGRAFLVLNSTFCINSICHLWGDQPNGTDNSSRDSWWISLITFGEGYHNYHHAYPKDYRNGPKWYNFDPSKWLIFGLQTVGLAGNLYRACPKTK
- a CDS encoding DUF1844 domain-containing protein, with the protein product MHDLDLTLPELEIQHLEPPKSQKEKGKMDAPSASSDRQKKIEIAEVREEGNSKSGSGPAMDPRNGSHSGSRLDFSSFILSVGASALVAIGQARVPGVPTVAGSPPPVDLVQARELIDLLGLLEEKTKGNLTKSESELLQQTLYSLRLKFVDISKKT
- a CDS encoding cytochrome c; its protein translation is MPIAILTGVWFLPGCNTDKGGNSPATLTSNVPEEHAKGEEAFNRYCAACHGSAGTGTDHGPSFIDRIYEPNHHGDSSFFLAPRRGVRAHHWNFGDMPKIEGLSDDDLKQIVGYIRWLQRQAGIQ